A stretch of DNA from Arachis hypogaea cultivar Tifrunner chromosome 19, arahy.Tifrunner.gnm2.J5K5, whole genome shotgun sequence:
AGCGACAGTTCTGATTCCTAAGCCCCAACGTGCTGGCGCTGTTCATGCTAGTGTGCCTCCTGTTGTGCCTGATTTTGAATTTGAGGCCGGACCGGATCGAGTTGAGAATGCGTTGCATGACGATGATTCGGATGAGGAGCCGGTCGATATTGGTGGGGACCGTGATGATGATATTCCAAGAGGTACACCTACAGCCCATGGAGGTTCTGGTTCTAGAACACAAGAGTACCCTCCGCATCTGTCGTCCTTGAACTTGGAAGCCATCGGCCAACACCAGAATGTAGAGGCAACTTTTGTGGGGTAGGATATGCATGATGCGAATCCTTTGACAGAATTTCAGATTGGCCAATTGTTCCAGAGTAAGGAGGAAGCTGTGCTGAGTGTAAAAGATTAGGAGGAAGCTGGCGTGGAGTTGAGTACAGAGTTATAGAGTCAGACAATCTGAAATACCAAGGGAGATGCAAGGAGTTTGGTAACGGGTGCACGTGGTTGATTCGTATAGTCATGCGAAAAAGAAAGAGCACGTGGGAAGTTAGGAGGTACAACAGACCACACACGTGTATGGCCACATCGATATCGAGCGACCACAAgcagcttgattatcatgtcataTGTGCGAGGATCTTTCCATTGGTTAGAGCTTATGCGTCGGTGTCGATTAAGGTTTCAAatatatctattttaaaaaattttaaattatattataatccagttaaatgatttaaatttaaaaaataaaaataaccgttTGTCAATTGTTAGGAAAGATGGATGGGATAGTGGGGAGAGAATTGAAACGGGTTATCTCTCACGTGGATAGTAGGAGATAATCGTTTCAATTCTCTTCCTACTATCCATCAACCTTTTTAGTACTAAACTAATTGATTAAACATAtccattttaatctcttctactaacttttttatgtactaattgcatgctaaaagtttggattattgataAAATCATAAACGCTGAAttccaaaataatattaagaataagattattgagagtattaaaacaaaaatacgatgtaaaaaaaatactaaattaacattttcacgttaatatttaaaatttaaaaaaatgtaatatatttgattaaatactcttatatatataatttatattttttatttttaatataaatatattttgctaatttttatatgttatttttattttaataaataaatattaattttattataaaattaattaataaaattatttaaatatctaaattaaaatgataggataatataaaaaaatatttaagttgaTGCCTATtctagtaatttttcatctaaaagtgtaTTTTGAGTAGTGTAAtctaaacaatatttattttactataatccattttgatatgAAGatggccaaacataaatcacttcaataaaacttacttttcatcaaaattaagtttgcaaaatcaattttatacaaactccCATTTGCAAATTGTAATCCAAGcactaggggtgtgcatggcccggcccgCCCCCGAAcattttaggggctaatttggtgtgatttcatctaGTCTAGGGCCGTGtacgggtctcaaaaatagacccggtcattatttcagaTCGGGTTCGAGCcttagctcgggtcacccgaactcggcccggtggcccgatcatcatacacaattaatattttgtgttattagtgatggatgatggctattcttatgtggaatttaagtattgtaaatcttaatattttgtgttattagttattataagactataagttaatgttttatgtttaacatgcataagattttagactaatgcataatattgtgttatttgtattgatttaaatatttggtgttattagacaatattagtattgattatggttatgctttaatttcagagaagagttggttcttgttatacttttctaagtgaattttaccatgtcaaataatggttggaatcttgaaaatttggatattttcacatgctagtttATAAGAAgctatcaaggtaatgtaatgttaacggtcgGATTTTCACCTGATTTTTATCCGATATAATTGTGGcacgaaagtgtataggtttcatcaggtctagggccgggttcgggactaataaataggcccggtgtatatttcgggtcgagtctgggtcacatcaaacccagtttcacccgacccatgcacacccctgCCAAGCACACACTTTTTTATTAAACACATCCACaaaaacacttctattaaacacaattTTGAATAAGAATTGGTAGAAGTTGGCAGAAATGCTGTTAGTAACGTAGCAAAATTGAATtagtattgtttttaatttttttaataaaattttttcaattaataattttaatatatattatattataaaactatattttaattaaatattctcCATTGGCAATTTTAATACGCatctaaaagaaatattttaatcAAATCCTAAAATAAATAATCACAAGATTTGATCCATGGTGATTAAACGAAggaggccactcagataaagatgcctaaaacgttttttttaaagatatttttatgttgtgttttaattagtttttgtataatttattcggtattcctcatcacatattattaaattttttaaaatattttctttccagaaacaataaaaaacatttaatttagactaaaacaaaaaaataataaattaactattagattttttctaaaagattatttatataaaaaaatatatcacattcatcaatatatatatatatatatatatatatatatatatataataaaaaaatattttagaccaATGAataataactcaaatggcataaactctccatactcaattaaaaggCTGCGGATTCTGAGTCTCTTATCTTTCCAAATTCTTTGAGTGGCCTCCTTAAAGGAAACTAACGAGCAAcaatgaaagaagaaaaagagagaaaggtcTCATAATTAGGCAGCAGCACTGGTTGAACGAAAAGCCACGTGGCAGATCCAAAGTCATCGGTGACGCCATGCTCTCGTCACTACACCCTGGAGTTCCCATTTCCCAACACAAGAAAACACCGTAAGCTCCGTCATCGCAGTCGCAGAACAACAATTCCGTTTCCATGGAGTGGTTCGGTGATTGCTCGTTCCGTCTCGATTCGCCGCCGGACTCGCCCTGCAATGCGTACCGCCTCCTCCTCCGATCTCTCTCCCTCATCCCGGTCTCGCACTACCTCATCGCCGCCGCCATCTCCCTAATCACCTTCCTCTACAACTTCATCGAGTGCCATTTCCTTCAAGACCTCTTCTCCGGATTCGCCGGCGATCCCATCCACCTCACCTACCATCCCTCCTCGATAATCTACGAAGCCGTTGTCTCCAAGTGCCGCATCCTTCATGGCAGGTCCTTGCTTTGCTTCTTTGCTTTTCTTCATATATAACAATTCGTGACAATAGTCTTATACTTGTTTGTTTCCACTTGAGTGTTGATGATTTTGctgtttcttgttttgtgatgTGAAAACAGGTATTTGGCGACGCCGTGGTTGGCGAGTCCGCATGTTCAGACTTGTTTCTTGAATTTCTTCGGCAGGCCTCCGCGTTTCAGTTACAGAAGGTCATTCTTCATGCCTTTCTTTGGGCtattgaattgttgttgttgttgttgtagtagTAGAGAAATGTTGGGTGTATCTTTCTCATTATTGGGGTGAAATATCCGTGTTGTAAAAGCTTATTACTACTCTGTTTCATAATGATACTCACTTTTCATTGTGATGCATTACTGAATCTATCATTGTGTTGTGATTGCTGAAAGATATACCATGCTGAATCCTCTATGTTATGAAGCTTATGTTCTTCCAGTTGTTTCCCTTTCCTTTATATTCTGGTGTTAGTTGAGGGGCATAATTACACATGTTTCAAGCCATTCCCCCACCCGCCCCCCTTTTCCCTCCATATCAATCTTAGTAATGTCTCAATTTATTAATGGCTTCATCTAACAACTGCCCATATATCATTTTTCAGACAACTGTTTAATACTCCTGATGGTGGAACCATAGCTTTGGACTGGTTAACAAGTTCTGATGGTATGTATGAAGTATTCATTTAGTTTTGGAAGTCTTCAGCCTAAGACATCCTCCCCCCCAAGTTTATCTTTCTGATTTTTGTGTCACGTCACTTTGCAGTTTCTGGTGATGTTCTTCGTACGAACGATGTTTCTATAGATGAATCGACTCCCATCGTTGTAGTGATTCCTGGTCTAACAAGTGACTCTTCATCTGCTGTAAGTTCAAGGGCTTGTGATCTCTGGGTGTTTTATCCTTGTCTTTTTAGTTATAGCATTGGTTGAAACTTCACATTCTGGTGGCTATATGGCTGTTATGTCAAAGGCTTGTGTTTTGGTATTGTaatagcatttattattatttattactacATTGCAAGACATGTACTAATAGGACGTCACTGTGTTATCAATTGGGTTTTAGTTCGAGGTCCTTCATTTTTCCCAAATTGAGAGCATATGTTATTATATTTCGCCTTTTATTATGCTTCAAATAAAACTTTACATATCTTACTAAAATGCCTTAAATACTACATGACGCTCATTAAGGTCCTCAAAAAGTGCTGCCTTGCCATTGCCATGTAAGTGTTTCAACTGAAGCGTGGGGACTAGGGATGTTAAAATCTCAAATGATGACCTTATTGACATTTGATCTCCCTATAGTTCAAGCTAACAAGAATTGACACAAAGACAATACCAGGTTCACATTTGATGCATTGCATATGCTAAGGTGTTATTGCTGAACAAAAGAAgcactaaaaactagaaacaagTTTCTCTAAATGATATTTGTCAAAATGGAGAAGCATAGTCGGTACTATTGACTGACTGCAGTATCTTTTATGTTTTGTCTTTTGTTAGGCATCATCTATATTAGATGTCCCTCTGTACCCTTATGAAATGTTTTAAATTCCTAATTTTCACTTCTTTTTTTATTAGGAGATTCATTTATGTTATACTGACGTCTTatagtttaattttctttcttcgttTTCTCTCTGTTAGTATCTCAAACATCTTGCATATCATACAGCAAAGTGTGGATGGAACATAGTTATCAGTAACCACCGAGGACTGGGAGGCGTTTCAATCACGGTTAGTTATTCTGCAAGCtggaaatatatattaattaacaaTAACAATGTGGATACGCTTTGAATACATAACTTGAAAGCTTTAGTAGAGTCATTCACGGCTATATTGCAGTTGCCCTTGCACATCTAAATCAACCTAAATTCTTAGGCTATGTTTGGGAGTTTCATAGAGGATGGAAGGGATTGACTCAATAGAATAGAAATAAGGAGGGGCAGAAGAGATCATGCCATCCTTATATCTGGACATATAACTACTTTGATGAGGGAATGGAACAAAACTGTAATCATTCCTTCCTTgagaccccccccccccccttcttttATTTGGAGGGTCAATGAACTTGAGAGCTTGTGTGGTAAGGGAGAGATAAGGTGTGCCTTCAGAGCCACTCCACTCCCACCTttaaaatcactcacaagcacACTTTTAGTAATAAAAGACACTCCCTTTCTTGTCATTCCCTCCATTATTCTATATTATAACATAGTCTTAACTTATTAGATGACGTCATATGAATAGTTATTATATATCTACCAATTGTAAGCTCAGCACCCTACCAAATATCagtcaattaataattttaaaattgaccaaGTAAACTCATTAGATAAGTGATTTGTGCTAATCTATGTGCAAGTAAATAGAGAAGGGACTGTTTTTGAAAACTATAAAGAGGTTATGAGAAAACCTTAGAACATGGGATCAACCGCAGCAAAATATCGCCATTCTATTTTTTCCCCCTGTTCCTTTTGTTAGGATGTTGATATTCTTGTAAATCTAAATCTCATGTACATGTTAAGCTATAATAGTTTTCTTGTCTTCTTTCCTTACTAATGcaatcttttaatttaaatcGATCCAGTCTGATTGTTTCTACAATGCTGGATGGACCGAGGATGTCCGCACGGTGGTTAAATATCTCCACAATGAACACCCCAGGACACCTTTGTTTCTTGTTGGTACTAGTATTGGAGCTAATGTTCTGGTAAATTCATTTCTTGAATCTTTTTGCAATTCTTACATCAACTGCCTTCCCATTACATGCAATTCTTAAAATGCTCTAAACCTAGAAATTTCAAATAATGACATGCATCTTCTAGTGCCATTTATACCAAAGACCTAGGAGCAACTGAATTACTGTTGATATTTCTTGCTTTTCAAATTGGTCCATATTTCTTCCAAACTATGACCTATCCTGATAATTCCTACTTTATCAAATTGGTTTAGGGTGATCATGCTCAAAATTTTAGATTGTTGTTATGCTATGCTATGATCATTTCCTACTTTTGAATTACTATTCACCTAGGAGTTTACATTATCATTGATTTATTCTACATTGTGTCATTTGTGGGAAGAACCTGGTTTCTGCACTCCACTgtttgatttgaaaaattattttcaggTAAAGTATCTTGGTGAGGAGGGTGAGAATCTTCCTGTAGCTGGGGCTGTAGCTATTTGCTCTCCTTGGGACCTTTTGGTTAGTACTTTTTTATTTGAAAGTGATTCTTTAACCTTGGACTCTGAATGGTGTGAGCTACTGCTAATATCATGCCATGGAAAATCACTGTAATGTAGGCTTCATCTGAAGTTAGACCCAATATAATTATTCTCATTCTTTTAACATTGAATTGAAAATTATTGGGAAAAGGGAAGACAGCCGTTTCTGATGAAGTTAAAGATATTTTTGGTATGGAAGCATTGGAACATGATAGAAATTATTCTGAACTTCGGATTAAGGTTGTTCTTTTAGGCTTTAGCATACAAGTTATATGTGTTTCAGGTTTGAAATTTTGTTGTGCATATTCTTCTCTTTGATATAATTGATGAGGTTTTGTTgaaagtttaaattattttttgtttttcccgATATGCTATCTTAAGTAGATGTCATGTTACCTGTTTTATGTTTGCAGATAGGCGACAGATTTATAAGTCGTAGGCGTGTGCAAAAGTTTTATGATAGAGCACTTGCTTTTGGACTTAAAGGATATGCAAAACTGTATGTTTGCACCTTCTTAATTGAGTTTAAGTATATCCTTGATTAGCTCTTTATTTTCTGTGTATAGACAGTGGTACTAACGTACATTTTAGTTCTTATGACTTAGTGAATAATTCGGGCATATACTCAGAACTCAGATGGTAAGTTTCTTTGTAGTACATAACTGGACTTGATTTGACATTTTCCCCGTCAATCACTGCAGGCACCAGCCTCATTTTTCTCGGCTTGCTAATTGGGAAGGGATAGAAAAGGTAGCCATCCTCTCTATAATTCTGTATATACTACTACTATCAGTCCAATTTTATGCTAGTCAAGTCTACAGTGACCTATATTCTTACAGTCACTTTCTATCCGAGATTTTGATCACCATGCTACCCGCGTTGTTGGGAAATATGAGGTACCTAAATATCACTTAAGATTTGTTAATCTTCTACCTTTTCTTTTGAGTCTCATCTCTTCCTATACCTCCTATTGGtttcttaaaataattttctGTTTAGACGGTCGATACCTACTATAGACGCTGCAGCAGTGCTAGTTATGTGCAATCTGTTTCGATTCCACTTCTCTGTATTAGTGCTCTGGATGATCCAGTTTGTACTAAGGAAGCTATTCCCTGGGATGAATGCAGGTATGCCACTGTATTGTTTTGCTTGGTTCTAATTCTCATTTGCTTTCTGTTCCATATCTTCAGTTTTTAATGCAATATTCTCTTGTTAGGGCAAATAAGAATATTGTATTGGCTACTCCAAAGCATGGAGGACATCTGGCTTTCTTTGAAGGAATAACTGGATCTAGGCTGTGGTAAGTGACTCATTTTTTACATCTGACTCTTCAGTCTTTTGTTACTTTCATCAAGCTTATCCTTTAATATAAACTACGTTTTGTGTTGATATTCATCAATGTCAATCTTATGTCTTCTGCTTGTGATGGTTTGATGGAGTGTAATTTGTGTTAGCTATCATTTAACTTTTGCTGTGTTAGTTTAGGTTGTGattgatttttattgtattttcaaTCATTGGAACAACCCAGTTTTTAAGGGTCCAATTCTTGCATCTCTTTTAAGCGTTAGTACTTGATATCATCCCTTTATTGCTTGGTTTAAGTTGTAACATACAGGAATTTTTACATGGCAATTCTTTAACCCCTCTTGCAGGTGGGTAAGAGCTACGAATGAATTCCTTGATGTGCTACATTCTAGCGAATATATGCACGTGCAGAAGAAGGTAAAGATAATATCATGTATTTAATCATACAAATTAATAGGTTATTCATCCTCTTGTACTGatctatttttaatacaaaaacgtCATACTTGTTTTCATATTACATAGATGTACATCAGTTAGTTCTGgttggaaaaagaagaaagaaaaagttatATTCCCTTTGGAGCAAGACACTAGCATTTCTACTGGCTAAAATTGCTGTTTTCTCTGTTAATGGTGATGCAGATCTCTAAACCAAGCACACCATTGGTAACGTCGATTGATCAGGGACCTTATGTTAATGTTACGGATGACGGAATGGTGGCTGCATTGAACAATGAGCCAAGCACTGACAATGTAGAAGAATTACATGCAATACAAGAGGATAGTACTCATGGCAAGGTCCTGGAAGATAAAGTTAATGAAAAAGATGATCCTGTCGCTAATGCAAAGCGGGGAGGTTCCTCTAGCATGGCTCAAACGAGTAGCGCACACGACTCGGTACTAAATGATGTAATAACACCTTTCAAAACGTACCTAGGCCCGTTAACTCGACAAAGTCGATGGTCAACGTGGTTGCTTGTTTACATTGCCATTGCCACAAGTTGGCCATTGGTTGGTTCAGCCCTACAAATTGTGTTTGGGAAAAAGCTAAGGAAGACCTCAAGGGGTGGTTCGGTCAGAAGATAAATTCATGAACACAGAGGTTATTGTTGTATTTAGAGGGTGAGTCTTGGTGTAGCAGAAAAGTTATTACCTTCTGATAAGGAGGATTATTCAACCAGTGAAAACTGAAAGCAGCCTCTCCGCTTAGAATTGGGGTAAGGATGCATGTATTTATTCTTTTCAAATGCCATTGATCTGGTGTACTAGATTGCCCTATATATAGATGTTATTGTTGTATTTGATTCTGTAGatttatgaaaataaacataCTTGTCCTATTATTCTTTTTGAGTTGGTCACATGCTATATCTGCATTTCCATGCTTATGTTGAAATTATTCGGGTGTGTTCGAAAAGTTTTTTAACGTGAGAAAAATTTTCTATTCTATTaagaaaagaatttatttttatttgaaattcaatttcatAGTTTGAAATGATTTAATATATTAGTAGAATTGAATTCAATTCTTTAATTTGATGACTTTTAGATGAGttgaattatcttttttttacaattttatctttgataaaaCTATTTTCATTGAACACTTATTTATAAGTAGAGACATTTCAAATATTAAGTACGATTGTTGCGATAATTGATTTGAAAATGTGATCTGATTTATTTGTTTCAAAGcatgaaataaaaatttatttttgagtgAATTCTAATTCTTGGCAATTCAAACATATTCTTATTATTTTCAGTGATTTATACTTGTCAATTTGTCATTCAAGCGATTGGTTTTTAATCTGTTCTCGTGCTTCCCTTCATCCAAGAGGTACAACAATCATggtcaaaatgatataagattgtGTACCATGCTATACCAAATATGTGAACAGAAAATGTATGTCATGCAAGAACTGTGACCCAACATTAAAGAAGTTAACATACAAGGATAATAATATGAAAACTAGGAACCAAGTTGGGTTAGTTTAATGGTTAATTCACTAATCAACTTAAGTAAGTGTTGAGGGTTTGAATTTTGTGTATGCGGCAGAAAAAAATATGGTATAGTAAACAAAAAAATAGATAGTAGAGTAAACATAGATTAACTAACAAAAATAGATAGGTGagtgcacaaaaaaaaaaatgcaaactagtataccaaaaaaaaaaaatgcaaactaATAACTTCAAAATAGATAGTAGAGTGAACAAAGATTAACTAACAAGTCATTGCATGGTTTGATTTTGGGACTTGAATTGCCTgcgaaagaaaagggaaaaggcTCTACTATGTAAAATTGGACTTTCTATTTAATATTGCTTAGAGAAGGATGACATATATATGCATATGTAGCATCTTATATGACTTTACGCTTTTGATTCAAGACAAAACAAAAAAGGTTCATCTTGTAAGATAAATAATGACGTATTATTGTTGCAAGGGAATCAAACCACAGCTAAACCAGTCCAAGACAAATATGACGTCCAAGtaataataaaatcttttaaaggAATAGAAGTTTCTTAACAATCTTTTATAGAAGGACcctcaataaattaattatattataagtATATTAAATTTAAGCTAGATTAGTAGTATCGCATTGTTTTCTCAGCCTCTGTCCATTGTGGaagttttctttatatatattttaatccaTGATGCTTGGATGTATTAAATACCTTCTCTCCTTAAGTTTTTGATATTGTAAGGGATCTAACTTTGTTAATCCCTCTTAATCTTTGACTGCATATATGTGAAGTATCAACATTTTTCAGaatatgctattttttattacaCCCAAAATAGCATATCTCAAAAGCGAAGCATTCAAGCACAAGTTAAGTCTCATTTTGATATCTTAGATTTATGAGTTGCATTAATTTAGTTTTTGACTTTTTAATTGTTATAGTTTAGTACCCCAAATTTAAAAAAGTACATTAATATAATCGTCAACATCGTTAGTGAGATAACTCAAGTCTTGTCATGTTGGATATATTAAAACAACGTACACATTTTGACGCTAAAAGAGTACTAAATGATGTCATTTCAGGGTTTGAACAATACTAAAAGAGAGGAGTATAACGTTTTAGTATTGTTCAAACTCTCAAACGACGTCATTTAGTGCCTTTTTTAGCGCCAAAACGCATACGATATCGTTTTAATATGTCTAGCGTGACAAGACTTGAGTTACGCTACTAACGATGTTGAATTCCGGCAACAGAAAATATACGAGGAACTACATTAATGTACTTTTTTAAATATGGAAGACTAAATTATGATAATTAAGAAATCAAAGACTAAATTTCCAAAGTGAAAATTAACTCACTCAAGCAAATAATCTTGTGTTTACTTTGGTTCAAACAAGCCATTtaatttccaaaatcttttttctttaattttacatGGCATATTACTATTTCAACAACTTAAGGTGaataaaaagattaattaaaagattatttaAGACACTATGTGCCTAATGTAAAATATGCGATACTAAGTatgatttaatttgttaattacaTATGAGAGATATATACATGTTTTCAATAATTCAAGATTAATTTACATACTAAACTTTGGTgtgaaatttagatttttttttgagAGAGATACTGATTTTTGGGTACTTCTTCCAACATTCTAAGAGGTTCTGGCTTCTTCAAAAACCAGTTCATATTAGAGCTCATCATTAtacttcttttatatatatatatatatatatatatatgtatgtatatattattcTTACATTTTTCCAGTTTTATTATctctcattaaaaaaataaacagaaaattattaaaagaaaaagaaatgttaTTCAGCATTTCTTGAGTttgtcaaaataaataaaatataaaaacctaGCGTGGAATGAGTATTGATTATCTCATATCAGTGAACTAAGCTAGCTACTACAATAAATcaaggatttttttaaaaataaattttacatttacaCATATACAATTatttacatatttatattttattatttatttcgtttacacttattattaaaaaaaatacaaatacctTGTATGTtcacaccaaattaattataatttgtgttttattactttaaatttattttttaatctcaTTTTACTAATAAAaacaatcttttaaaaatttaattttaatacattgtcagtataaaaaaaattttacgtatacatctaattacataaaattatattaataaaaataattattttttatattaacagtatgaataattatttaaaaaaacaaatataattgaaccactatataaaatatttttcaccttacatcaaaattaaactagtaTTTGAAAagccaaaattaaaaatattccaATAGTAATAATGTTGATGAGGGTGATAGTCATAGGCATAGCATCTAATGATAACACAACATAGAGAGTCATGATGATAACTATTTAGAGAGTGTCAAAGATGCCAAAAGTAAGAGTTGGAGTGCAAGAATCgtaatatatatatgtatctgGAATATCCCCCTGAAAACTTGTTAAGAAGTAGTGCATGCTCATAATTACACCCACAATATCATaacatcaattaattaatattaatttaatttggagTTAGACAAAGAGCTGTGGAAGCAAATAGTATTGCATCTTAGGATGCAGACAATTAACATCTGGGTGATGGtgttacaaataaaataaatgaattctcAACACTCAAGAAAATACATACCCATGATTTCACGGATCATGTCATATGAATTTGAGGGCCACAACTTCACACATCCCTTTCACTGTTTGCTGCAAAATCACATCTATAAGCAAtcatacatttttttattatttaattaacttcttcactctatgtcatCATCATTCATGCACGCATTTTGTTTTGCTTGAACTAATAAAGATTCTCATCTTTAATCATGCAAAAGAAAAATTTCACATATTTTACATAAATATTCAATTATGTGTGAATGAAGTAGTATTTAATGATTAGATAATAGTGTAAACTTTTTTATGTTATCAatgtaatataaaattataggATTAAGCACATAAAAACAAATACTATATATGATCAAGACATGCAATAACACGTGCTATTGAATCCATTGACATTAACATATCTTTGTTAATCATATCTCCAAACTAGTACTATGATTCTACTTAGGACTACGTACGTACTAAACTATCCAAATAAAATGAGAAATATTTATTGTTCTTTTGAAACAACCGTGAAAGATGTAATTAATAACATACATGCATATtagtttatataattttattaaaaaatgtcatttactaatttctttatttttaattattatgttcATTATTGGAGTTTGGCTAACAAATATCTTAAAgaatattaaaacataaatacaattttaaatatttttactgaataaaaaaatatgcactcttattaattaaatag
This window harbors:
- the LOC112775978 gene encoding embryogenesis-associated protein EMB8 isoform X2 codes for the protein MEWFGDCSFRLDSPPDSPCNAYRLLLRSLSLIPVSHYLIAAAISLITFLYNFIECHFLQDLFSGFAGDPIHLTYHPSSIIYEAVVSKCRILHGRYLATPWLASPHVQTCFLNFFGRPPRFSYRRQLFNTPDGGTIALDWLTSSDVSGDVLRTNDVSIDESTPIVVVIPGLTSDSSSAYLKHLAYHTAKCGWNIVISNHRGLGGVSITSDCFYNAGWTEDVRTVVKYLHNEHPRTPLFLVGTSIGANVLVKYLGEEGENLPVAGAVAICSPWDLLVSDRFISRRRVQKFYDRALAFGLKGYAKLHQPHFSRLANWEGIEKSLSIRDFDHHATRVVGKYETVDTYYRRCSSASYVQSVSIPLLCISALDDPVCTKEAIPWDECRANKNIVLATPKHGGHLAFFEGITGSRLWWVRATNEFLDVLHSSEYMHVQKKISKPSTPLVTSIDQGPYVNVTDDGMVAALNNEPSTDNVEELHAIQEDSTHGKVLEDKVNEKDDPVANAKRGGSSSMAQTSSAHDSVLNDVITPFKTYLGPLTRQSRWSTWLLVYIAIATSWPLVGSALQIVFGKKLRKTSRGGSVRR
- the LOC112775978 gene encoding embryogenesis-associated protein EMB8 isoform X1, which encodes MEWFGDCSFRLDSPPDSPCNAYRLLLRSLSLIPVSHYLIAAAISLITFLYNFIECHFLQDLFSGFAGDPIHLTYHPSSIIYEAVVSKCRILHGRYLATPWLASPHVQTCFLNFFGRPPRFSYRRQLFNTPDGGTIALDWLTSSDVSGDVLRTNDVSIDESTPIVVVIPGLTSDSSSAYLKHLAYHTAKCGWNIVISNHRGLGGVSITSDCFYNAGWTEDVRTVVKYLHNEHPRTPLFLVGTSIGANVLVKYLGEEGENLPVAGAVAICSPWDLLIGDRFISRRRVQKFYDRALAFGLKGYAKLHQPHFSRLANWEGIEKSLSIRDFDHHATRVVGKYETVDTYYRRCSSASYVQSVSIPLLCISALDDPVCTKEAIPWDECRANKNIVLATPKHGGHLAFFEGITGSRLWWVRATNEFLDVLHSSEYMHVQKKISKPSTPLVTSIDQGPYVNVTDDGMVAALNNEPSTDNVEELHAIQEDSTHGKVLEDKVNEKDDPVANAKRGGSSSMAQTSSAHDSVLNDVITPFKTYLGPLTRQSRWSTWLLVYIAIATSWPLVGSALQIVFGKKLRKTSRGGSVRR